Sequence from the Deltaproteobacteria bacterium genome:
ATCCGCGACCGCCGCGCGTAATATGGCGGCTATGAAGCCAGGCGCGAGGCCGTCCAAATCGTTGCGGCTCGAGAATTCCTCGTAAAAATCCTCCTCCCCGGCGGCACCGGCCAGGTCGGTACGATCCTCGCCCGCGCGTTCCACGGCGACGGCCACGAGGTCGTGGTGCTCAGCCGGGCGCTGCAGCGGGCGCCGTGGCGCGTAGCCGCGTGGGACGCGGCGAGGCTGGGGCCGTGGACGCGCGAGCTCGAGGGCGCGGACGTGGTCGTCAACCTGGCCGGCCGCAGCGTGAACTGCCGCTACACGCCGGCCAACCGACGCGCCATCAAGGAGTCGCGCGTGAACAGCACGCGCGTCGTCGGCGAAGCGATCGCGGGCGCCGCGCGGCCGCCGCGCGTCTGGCTGCAGATGAGCACCGCCACCATCTACGCGCACCGCTACGACGCGCCCAACGACGAGGCCACGGGCATCCTGGGCGGCGCCGAGCCCGGGGCGCCCGACACGTGGCGCTTCAGCATCGACGTGGCCACGTCGTGGGAGCGCGCGCTCGCGGCCGCCGCGACGCCGCGCACGCGCAAGGTGGCGCTGCGCGCCGCCGTCGTGATGAGCCCCGACCGCGGCGGCGTGTTCGACCTGCTGCTGCGCCTCGTGCGCTTCGGCCTCGGCGGGCAGGCCGGCCACGGCCGGCAGTACGTCTCGTGGATCCATGACCGGGACTTCGTGCGCGCCGTCTATTGGCTGATCGAGCACGACAAGGTCGACGACGCCGTCAACCTCGCCGCGCCCCATCCCCTGCCCAACGCCGACTTCATGCGCGCGCTGCGCGAGGCGTGGGGGATGCGGCTGGGCCTTCCCGCCTCCGCGTGGATGCTGGAGGTCGGCACGTGGCTGCTCCGCAGCGAGACCGAGCTAGTGCTCAAGAGCCGGCGGGTCGTGCCCGGCCGGCTCGTGCAGCAGGGGTTCGCGTTCGAGTTCCCGATCTGGGCGGAGGCCGCGCGCGATTTGTGCCGCCGCTGGCGGGCGTGAGCCGGCTGATACAATTCCGCACGTCAGGAGGAGCCGTGGCGAACCCCTCTCCGCCCTGGAAAGCGCGCTTCCGCGTGCCGCTCATCCGCGGCATGCAGGTCGCCGCCGGCGCTTCCGCGCGTGGTCTCGTCGCCAGCAACGTGTCCGGCGCGTTCCAGCTGCACGCGTGGGACCTGGCGTCCGGGCGGCTCCGGGCGCTGACGAGCCGTCCCACCGGGGTGATGGCCGGCGTCCTGGGGCCCGACGGCCGCTTCGTCTACTATCACGACGACGCCGGCGGCAACGAGCTCGGCCATTTCGTGCGGATCCCATTCGAGGGCGGCACCGCTGTGAGCATCACGCCGGGCGTGCCGCCGTATCCGACCTTCGGCCTGGCCGCCAGCGGCGCCGGGAACCGGCTCGGCTTCGTCACCGCCGATGAGGGCGCCTACCACGTCCACGTCATCGACGTCGCCGCCGATGGCACGCTCGGGCCGCCGCGCCGGATTCATAGCCGCCCGCGGCTGTTGATCGGTCCGGTGTTCTCGCACGACGGCGCGCTTGCGGTGGTGGCCGCCAGCCCGGAGGCTCGGAGCCTGCGCTACGAGCTGGTCGCGCTGGACACGGCGACCGAGCGCATCCTCGGCGAGGCCGCGGACGCCGACAGCCGCCTCGGGGCCGTCGCCTTCGCGCCGCTCTCCGGCGACGGGCGTCTCCTGGGCCTCAGCAATAGGAGCGGCGTCGACCGGCCACTGATCTGGGACGTCACTCGGGGCTCGCGCGTGGACATCGCCCTCGACGACCTCGAAGGCGACGTCCAGCCCGCCGACTGGTCCCCGGACGGCGACCGCTTGCTCCTCGTCCAGCTCGCGCGGGCCGTCCAGCGGCTCTACGTGTATGACCTGCGTGAGGCGACGCTGACGCCGCTGCGGCACCCCAGCGGCACGTACGGCCACGTGTACTGGGCGCCCGACGGCGCGATCCACGCTCTGTGGGAGGATTCGACGCATCCTCCTCAGGTGATCGCGCTCGATAGCGTGACAGGCGGGCCAGCGCGGATACTGCTGCCCGCGCCCGACGTCCCACCCGGCCGTCCGTGGCGGTCGGTCGCCTTTCAGTCCGCGGGCGGACAGCAGATCCAGGGCTGGCTCGCCGTGCCCGACGCGATCGGCCCGTTCCCGACGATCCTGCACGTCCACGGCGGTCCCGAGGCCGCGATGACCGAGATGTTCGTTCCCTCGAGCCAGTCATGGATCGACCAC
This genomic interval carries:
- a CDS encoding TIGR01777 family protein — encoded protein: MVAAREFLVKILLPGGTGQVGTILARAFHGDGHEVVVLSRALQRAPWRVAAWDAARLGPWTRELEGADVVVNLAGRSVNCRYTPANRRAIKESRVNSTRVVGEAIAGAARPPRVWLQMSTATIYAHRYDAPNDEATGILGGAEPGAPDTWRFSIDVATSWERALAAAATPRTRKVALRAAVVMSPDRGGVFDLLLRLVRFGLGGQAGHGRQYVSWIHDRDFVRAVYWLIEHDKVDDAVNLAAPHPLPNADFMRALREAWGMRLGLPASAWMLEVGTWLLRSETELVLKSRRVVPGRLVQQGFAFEFPIWAEAARDLCRRWRA
- a CDS encoding S9 family peptidase, yielding MANPSPPWKARFRVPLIRGMQVAAGASARGLVASNVSGAFQLHAWDLASGRLRALTSRPTGVMAGVLGPDGRFVYYHDDAGGNELGHFVRIPFEGGTAVSITPGVPPYPTFGLAASGAGNRLGFVTADEGAYHVHVIDVAADGTLGPPRRIHSRPRLLIGPVFSHDGALAVVAASPEARSLRYELVALDTATERILGEAADADSRLGAVAFAPLSGDGRLLGLSNRSGVDRPLIWDVTRGSRVDIALDDLEGDVQPADWSPDGDRLLLVQLARAVQRLYVYDLREATLTPLRHPSGTYGHVYWAPDGAIHALWEDSTHPPQVIALDSVTGGPARILLPAPDVPPGRPWRSVAFQSAGGQQIQGWLAVPDAIGPFPTILHVHGGPEAAMTEMFVPSSQSWIDHGFAFLSINYRGSTTFGRAFLEQIWGNIGRWEVEDMVAAREWLVKEGIAHPSRVFVTGWSYGGYLTLQALGTRPALWAGGMAGIAVADWAIAHEDTTDTLRNLRAARFGGTPDEQPERYAASSPMTYVQHVKAPVMIIQGRNDTRAPARSVEAYEAKMKALGKAIEVHWFDAGHGSLVVDQAMDHHALMLDFARRVLEGN